The genomic segment CTGCCAGATGTCGGTCGGCTTGCATCGCAGCAGCGGCGTCCGGCCGGCGGCCTGCGCGAGCGGGTCCCGGTCGGCCACCCACAGCACGTGCCGGCGGTGGCTGCTGGGGTCACGGGTGATGAACACCTGCGACAGGGCCACGTCCAGCCCCGAAGCGATCGCGCCGCGTGCCTTGACCGCGTCATCGAACGTCTTGCCGTACGGCAGGTCGATCGACACCTGCGAGCCGGTGCCGGACGGGTCACGGCCCATCGTGGACCCGAACCCGATCTGCTGATGCGCCTTGTCCGGGTGCCCAAGACCGGCCGCATAGTAGGCGCGCAGCACGATGTCGGAGTTGACCCGCCGGAACCGGCCAGCCACCGTGGCCGGGGTGATGATGCGTCGGTCATCCGGCCGGCCGACATGCGCCAGGAACGCCACGATCCCAGCCGTGACCAGCAGAAGCACCCACCACGAGGCGGTCGCCCACAGCACCGGCAAGCCGATCCCGATCAGCAGCACCTCGGCGGCGAGCACGAGGAACCGCCACATGCGAGTGGCCTTGACCTCGCGGTGCAGCTTGAGCCACATCGCGGGGTCGTTGGCGTCGGCGGCGGCCTGCCGCAGCCGGTACTGCTCGGTCACCCACCACCACTTGAGCTGACGCCCGGCAAGCCGGACCACACCCACCGTCGCCCAAAACATGGCGAGGACGGCGTACATCGGCGAGCGCAGGGCGTGGAAACCGATCCGGTAGCCGGTCACCTCGGCCGCCTGCGCGAGGCTGTGCCGAATGTTCGGCCACGTAGACCAGTTCACCGGCACGATCGGCCGCCGCCCGGACGGACTGACCGGCTCGGCGTCAACGGGCTTTCCGCCCGGCTGGGGGTGCTCGTCCAGCGTGATGTCGAAGTGGGTGCCGGCCTCGGCCCGGCGGGTCCGCTCAGCGTCCAGGTCGACCACCTCGGCGCCCTCGGCGGCAACGGCGACGTCGGCCTCGGCGGCGGTCCAGTCGAAGTTCTCCGGGTTGTTCTGCGGGCTGGTCATCGCTGGTGCTCCTTCCGGGCGGTGCGGGCGGCGAGAACGGTGCTGACGGTGAACCCCACCGAGGCGGCGGCGGACAGCCACCATCCGGCGCCGGGGTCGGTGATGGCGTCCACGGCGAACAAGACCGCGGGGATGGCGAGCAGGTACCAGAAACGCATGTCGAGTCAGCCCTTCGCGCGGGTGAGGCCGATCGAGCGGCTGTCACGGCCGGCGGCGTGCCCGGCCCGGAGGCGGGCTGAGTCGGCCGTCTTAGCTGCCTTCTGACCGGCGGCGACGTCGGCCTTGTGAGTGGCGTTGCGGACAGGGTCTTCACCAGAGGTGTTGTGGCGGAACATGATGGGGGTCTCCTTGACGTTCTTGGCGGATGGGAGACCGGCGGCACGGCGCTGCTTTGGTCGGTTGAGCCGTGCTGCCGGGCGGATCAGAAAGGGCGCCGCGGGAGCGGCTCGCCGCGGGCCAGTGCGGCGGCTGCCGCGGACAGGTACTCGGCGATGTACTGCCGGTCGTGCTCGTCGTTCAGCGCGTTCTCGGCCCAGTCGTGCAGGTTCGCCAGGTCGGTGCGCAGGTTGTGCAGTTCGGCGTGCGCCTCGTAGATCTCGGGCTCGGTCATCGCAGGCCGCCTCACGCGGCTACGAGAGTGGGCATTTCCGCAGGAACCGGTGCGGATGGTGACGCATCGGTGACGGGCGCGGGGGGCAGGTGCCGGCGGGCGGTCGAGATCGACACACCGGCCTTCTTGGCGATTTCGGCGACGCTCGCGCCAGGCAGCTTTGCAGCCGCCTTGGCCACCTTGTCGGCCGACGCCGGCCGCGGCGTGACGCGCTTCGCGGGAGCCTTCTTGACCGGCTGCGCCGGCTCAGGCGTCGAGGCGGGCTCAGGCTCGATTACCGGCGCAGGAATGACCGTGGCGAGCACCGGAGTCGGCGCTGGCGCAGCTGCGGGAACCTCCGCCTCGGTCAGCGCGCGGATCCGGCCGCCGATCTCCACCAGACTGATCGAGGCGACGATGATCAGGCCGTCCACGCTCAGCGGGAGCAGGTACGGGCTCGCGTCCGTCTCGCCGTAGCGGGACGCCACAGCGACCATGTGCCAGTACGACACCCACGCAGCGATGCCCGCGATCACACCGGTAGCACCCAACCGGACGTATGACGTCCAACCGCGGCGAGCCGGGAC from the Paractinoplanes abujensis genome contains:
- a CDS encoding DUF2637 domain-containing protein, encoding MTQDVVRLKRIGWGTRGVFALGIAASLAGNVLHAADSPVSKAISAWSPLALLLAVELISRVPARRGWTSYVRLGATGVIAGIAAWVSYWHMVAVASRYGETDASPYLLPLSVDGLIIVASISLVEIGGRIRALTEAEVPAAAPAPTPVLATVIPAPVIEPEPASTPEPAQPVKKAPAKRVTPRPASADKVAKAAAKLPGASVAEIAKKAGVSISTARRHLPPAPVTDASPSAPVPAEMPTLVAA